In Lolium rigidum isolate FL_2022 chromosome 3, APGP_CSIRO_Lrig_0.1, whole genome shotgun sequence, the genomic window GTGTGCGTTGCTCCCCATGGCCAAGCGCCTCTTCCATTCTTGCCGctccccctccgccgccgacGTGGTCATCCCCACCACCCAGCACCACCCGCCGCCCTTCACGCCCCCCGCCGGGGCATGCTGCCCGCGcgtcctccctcgccgccgctccCTCCCACCGGACTCCTTCGGCGCCAGAGGCTGCGCCGCCGACTACTCCGCCGACGACCTCCCCCCGGCCCCCGGAACGCCCGCCTACCGCTGGCTCAAGAGCTCCCGCTGGCACGTCATCGAGGCCGCCGCCACCGACGGCGACGACACGCCCCGCCTCAAGATCGACGCGCAGCGCCGGCTGCggcgctcccgccgccgccgccgcctccaccgcaaGGCGGCCCTCGCGAGCTTCTCGTCCGGCGACAGCGGCTGgttcagcaccgacgaggagcccGGCGACGCGTACAGCCGCGGCTTCGGTGGCAGGGCGGAGACGACGGTGGTGACGTCCACCGCCACGGAGACCTCCTCCGGGAGCTCCggcgccgtggcggcggcggaggcggacgtGGCCGGGAGCTTCGCGGTGGTGAAGCGCTCCGACGACCCCCGGGCCGACTTCCGGCGGTCCATGGCGGAGATGGTCGTGACCCGCCGCATCTACGACGCCGACGGGCTCGAGCGCCTGCTGCGCTGCTTCCTCGCGCTCAACGACCAGCGCCACCGCCGCGACATCGTCGACGCTTTCGGCGACGTGTGGGAGGCCGTGTTCGCCAAACCACCGCCCCACGGCCAACACGGCGCCGTCGCGTCCGAGCCTGCACTGCAGCCGACGAGCTGGGGCAAGGCTGCAGCGGCGTCCCGTCAGTAGAAGTACAGAGCACGTATGTTCGCCCTGTATAAAATGTGATTACTTTGTACGTACATGTTGGAGTTGTAGACTAGACGCGATgagtatgtaaattatgtttcttcTTTGGGTTTGCGGCACTTGCCTCCTTTCGGTTTCTTGCATGCtacttcttctttgcagcatggAAATGGGTGCCACTCTGATCTGATGCGATAGGACGTGAACAGAGTACGTATGTCTGCACAGgctatttgcacaaaaataacctaaaatTGAAAGAAAATCACAGAACTACCCTTCCGCTGAAACTATTTTACCCATCTAACTCTTTTGTGTGGCGTCCCACACATcgacgccacacatgccagtgtggcgcccctcctgccggcgccacaacgcccctcccatcggcgccacacatgccaacttatatcacgttttcggtcgaaaacatccaggggctccggacgtctgggacttagccgttttggcgagcctctacttatggcgccgatgccacgggcgccacactagcatgtgtggcgctgaTGCCACGGGcgtcacacatccacttaagtgtggcgcccgcgcccgcctccagcccgaccctctctttctcttctttctctcctctctttctctcctccaaccgccgccgccggccgcctctccgtcgccccccaccaaatcctccacggattggacagatctggccggccaaatccatccccatacaatcctcaaggtattcctcttcgttccccttcgattcatccaagatttgctccggtttaattcaatttagccgttttgcctagattggaaatgttggttgtgtttgaaccatagatttgtatgcatgtgtttgaaccatagatttgaaccatagatttgttggaaccatagattatatgcatgtgtttgaaccatagatgttaaattttgctagattatatgcattgtatccaaagatgtttgaaggaaccctagatatgtatgtatcctagatttgtggaggaaccctaggcatcaaatttcatgaatgtgtatgtgaaggaataactcatatggtgttctatccctagatatgaatgtatatgtatgtatttgatgtatgtgtgtatgtatggaaccttatgtatgtatgtggtgaaaggcaaaattggagcttagcaaatgcattctattgtcttacatatgtctattatgtgcctaggaatggtatgtcttatgaaattcatatgtgtgatgtatttggatatgaactctcatgtatgtgtgatgtataggtgattcgaaagttagatatattctcatgtatgtgttgctcatttttgttagtggaatgactcataatatggttgtgtaaacatgtaggatggtgtggcttctggatgaagagtatgacaaggagcaccgggctgttcatatgacggagaggggaacggatcttcaccctttgaagattcgttaccatggcacagtggatataccgtatgacgagaggtacacggagttcatccagcctaccggtcttatgccgttcatatcccttgtaagccgtgggggccgaacatgaacccctctgcactcaccgcccttgtcgaccggtggaggccggagactcacaccttccacttgagggccggcgagatggcccctactcttcaggatatttccatgatccttggactacctattcagggcgagccactgtgtatgaacacagcttctgatgggtggcgcagacagatggaggaccttattggcagggctcctccggcgccagcaaatccaaaggagagagttgtatgatttgttctatgtactattttcctatagtagtgtggtagacaaagtagtaaccaaatgtcttatgtacgcagttggacgaagcttgtcgcaggactgggagcggcggtattggtggatgcttgctcctactttccgtatggagctgggaccgcatatcggttgggtgatgtctacgggagcttctattcttgtagacagtgttgggcctccaagagcagaggtttgtagaacagcagcaagtttcccttaagtggatacccaaggtttatcgaactcagggaggaagaggtcaaagatatccctctcatgcaaccccgcaaccacaaagcaagaagtctcttgtgtccccaacacacctaataggtgcactagttcggcgaagagatagtgaaatacaggtggtataaataagtatgagcagtagcaatggtgccagaaaagtgcttgctggagtgtagttgatggtggtagtattgcagtagtagtaacacagtaaaacagtaaacaagcagtagtaactcagcagtatttaggaacaaggcctagggattacactttcactagtggacactctcaacattgatcacataacagaatagataaatgcatactctacacttttgttggatgatgaacacattgcgtaggattacacgaaccctcaatgccggagttaataagctccacaataatgctcatgttttagtaacctttagtgtaagatagatcaacagactaaaccaagtactagcatagcatgcacaccgtaaccttcatgcatatgtaggaggaatagatcacatcaatatatcatagcaatagttaacttcataatctacaagagatcataatcatagcataatccaagtactaacacggtgcacccactgtcgcctttacacacgtgcaagaggaatagaactactttaataacatcactagagtagcacatagatagtagtgatacaaactcatatgaatctcaatgagatcattgtattgaagtacatggaagagagatgaaccacatagctaccggtacagccccgagcctcgatggagaactactccctcctcatgggagcagcagcggtgatgaagatggcggtggagatggcagcggtgtcgatggagaagccttccgggggcacttccccgctccggcagggtgccggaacagagatcctgtcccccagatcttggcttcgcgatggcggcggctctggaaggtttttgtggttttcgtcgaacgcctcagggttttcgcgacggaggctttaaataggcgaagaggcggctctGGAGGgctgaagggctggccaaaccctaggggggcgcgggccccccctaggccgcgctagggtatggtgtggtgggcctgtgccccccctctggtccctctcgtgtgttctggatgcttccggggattctaagatctttggcgttgatttcgtccgattccgagaatatttcgttactaggatttacgaaaccaaaaacagcagaaaacgagaactggcacttcggcatcttgttaataggttagttccggaaaatgcacgaatatgacataaagtgtgcataaaacatgtagataacatcaataatgtggcatggaacacaagaaattatcgatacgttggagacgtatcagcatccccaagcttagttctcgctcgtcccgagcaggtaaaacgataacaaagataatttcggagtgacatgccatcataatcttgatcatactatttgtaaagcatatgtagtgaatgcagcgatcaaaacaatgtgtatgacatgagtaaacaactgaatcataaagcaaagacttttcatgaatagcacttcaagacaagcatcaataagtcttgcataagagttaactcataaagcaataattcaaagtaaaggtattgaagcaacacaaaagaagattaagtttcagcggttgctttcaacttgtaacatgtatatctcatggatattgtcaacatagagtaatataataagtgcaataagcaagtatgtaggaatcaatgcacagcttcacacaagtgtttgcttcttgaggtggatagaaataggtgaactgactcaacaatgaaagtaaaagaatggtcctccatagaggaaaagcatcgattgctatatttgtgctagagctttgattttgaaaacatgaaacaattttgtcaacggtagtaataaagcatatgcatcatgtaaattatatcttataagttgcaagcctcatgcatagtgtaccaatagtgcccgcaccttgtcctaattagcttggactaccggatcatcacaatgcacatgttttaaccaagtgtcacaatggggtacctctatgccgcatgtacaaaggtctaaggagaaagctcgtattggatttctcgctattgattattctcaacttagacatccataccgggacaacatagacaacagataatggactcctcttttatgcataagcatgtaacaacaattaataattttctcatttgagattgaggatatatgtccaaaactgaaacttccaccatgaatcatggctttagttagcggcccaatgttcttctctaacaatatgcatgcttaaccataaggtggtagatcgctcttacttcagacaagacgaacatgcatagcaactcacatgaaattcaacaaagagtagttgatggcgtccccgatgaacatggttatcgcacaacaagcaacttaataagagataaagtgcataagtacatattcaataccacaatagtttttaagctatttgtcccatgagctatatattgcaaaggtgaatgatggaattttaaaggtagcactcaagcaatttactttggaatggcggaaaaataccatgtagtaggtaggtatggtggacacaaatggcatagtggttggctcaagtattttggatgcatgagaagtattccctctcgatacaaggtttaggctagcaaggttatttgaaacaaacacaaggatgaaccggtacaagcaaaactcacataaaagacatattgaaaacattataagactctacaccgtcttccttgttgttcaaaactcaatactagaaattatctagaccttagagaaaccaaatatgcaaaccaaattttagcatgctctatgtattcttcactaataggtgcaaagtatatgatgcaagagcttaaacatgagcacaacaattgccaagtatcacattacccaagacatttatagcaattactacatgtatcattttccaattccaaccatataacaatttaacgaagaggaaacttcgccatgaatattatgagctaagaacacatgtgttcatatgaaccagcggagcgtgtctctctcccacacaagcatgatgtaatccaatttattcaaacaaaaacaaaaacaaaagcacacggacgctccaagtaaagcacataagatgtggccgaataaaaatgtagtttcaggggaggaacctgataatgttgtcgatgaagaaggggatgccttgggcatccccaagcttagacgcttgagtcttcttgatatatgcaggggtgaaccaccgggtgcatccccaagcttagagctttcactctccttgatcgtagtatatcatcctcctctcttgacccttgaaaactttctccacaccaaactcgaaacaactcattagagggttagtggacaataaaaattcacatgttcagaggtgacacaatcattcttaacacttctggacattgcataaagctactggacattaatggatcaaagaaattcatccaacataggaaaagaggcaatgcgaaataaaaggcagaatctgtcaaaacagaacagtccgtaaagatggattttattaggccaccagacttgctcaaacgaaaatactcaaattgaatgaaagttgcgtacatatctgaggatcactcacgtaaattggcataattttctgagttacctacagagaattagacccagattcgtgacagcaaagaaatctgtttctgcgcagtaatccaaatctagtacttactttactatcaaagactttacttggcacaacaaaacacaaaactaagataaggagaggttgctacagtagtaaacaacttccaagacacaaatataaaacaaagtactgtagcaaaataacacatgggttatctcccaagaagttctttctttatagccattaagatgggctcagcagttttaatgatgcactcgcaagagatagtatttgaagcaaaagagagcatcaagaggcaaattcaaaacacatttaagtctaacatgcttcctatgcataggaatcttgtaaataaacaagttcatgaagagcaaagtaacaagcataggaagataaaacaagcgtagcatcaaaaatttcagcacatagagaggcattttagtaacatgaaaatttctacaaccatattttcctctctcataataactttcagtagcaacatgagcaaactcaacaatataactatcacataaagcattcttatcatgagtctcatgcataaaattattactctccacataagcataatcaattttattagttgtagtgggagcaaattcaacaaagtagctatcattattattctcatcaagtgtaggaggcatagtataatcacaacaaaatttactctccatagtaggtggcaccaaaagaccactatcattataatcatcataaataggaggcaaagtatcatcaaagaaaattttctcctcaatgcttgggggactaaaaatatcatgaaaaccagcttccccaagcttagaactttctatatcattatcaacaatggtgttcaaagcgttcatactaatattactaccagcatgcaaataagattccataggttttttaattttcgcatcaaacaatccatgttttaaatgaggaaacagaataagaagctcactcttgtacattatgccaaactagtgtaaacaagaaacaaaaagatgcaattgcaggatctaaaggaaatagctttgagcacacacacaacggcgccggaaaaatactttacctgggaccgtagtatgagtgcctttttacctttcctccccggcaacggcgcctgaaaagtgcttgatgtctacgggagcttctattcttgtagacgagtgttgggcctccaagagcagaggtttgtagaacagacagcaagtttcccttaagtggatacccaaggtttatcgaactcggggaggaagaggtcaaagatatccctctcatgcaaccccgcaaccacaaagcaagaagtctcttgtgtccccaacacacctaataggtgcactagttcggcgaagagatagtgaaatacaggtggtataaataagtatgagcaagtagcaatggtgccgtaaaagtgcttgccggcgtgtagttgatggtggtagtattgcagcagtagtaacacaagaaaaacaagaaacaagcagtagtaactcagcagtatttaggaacaaggcctagggattacactttcactagtggacactctcaacattgatcacataacagaatagataaatgcatactctacacttttgttggatgatgaacacattgcgtaggattacacgaaccctcaatgccggagttaacaagctccacaataatgctcatgttttagtaacctttagtgtaagatagatcaacagactaaaccaagtactagcatagcatgcacaccgtaacct contains:
- the LOC124697200 gene encoding transcription repressor OFP7-like — protein: MAKRLFHSCRSPSAADVVIPTTQHHPPPFTPPAGACCPRVLPRRRSLPPDSFGARGCAADYSADDLPPAPGTPAYRWLKSSRWHVIEAAATDGDDTPRLKIDAQRRLRRSRRRRRLHRKAALASFSSGDSGWFSTDEEPGDAYSRGFGGRAETTVVTSTATETSSGSSGAVAAAEADVAGSFAVVKRSDDPRADFRRSMAEMVVTRRIYDADGLERLLRCFLALNDQRHRRDIVDAFGDVWEAVFAKPPPHGQHGAVASEPALQPTSWGKAAAASRQ